In Promicromonospora sp. Populi, one genomic interval encodes:
- a CDS encoding RidA family protein: MEPLRVQRLRPDGLVSSPAFSHVAIVPPGATTIYVGGQNAVDAGGSLVGEGDVALQAVRTLENAKVALAAADATFGDVVQWTVLFVDGVDLAAAYGAIAPMLASDEPPLVLGARVAGLGVPGALIEVSAIAAVVR, translated from the coding sequence ATGGAACCTCTACGAGTACAACGTCTTCGTCCAGACGGGCTCGTCTCGAGCCCGGCCTTCAGCCACGTCGCCATCGTGCCGCCCGGTGCGACCACCATCTACGTCGGCGGTCAGAACGCCGTCGACGCGGGCGGCTCGCTCGTCGGTGAGGGCGACGTGGCCCTCCAGGCCGTGCGCACGCTGGAGAACGCCAAGGTCGCGCTCGCTGCGGCCGACGCCACCTTCGGCGACGTCGTGCAATGGACCGTCCTGTTCGTCGACGGCGTCGATCTCGCGGCGGCGTACGGGGCGATCGCGCCGATGCTGGCCTCCGACGAGCCGCCGCTGGTGCTCGGGGCGCGGGTCGCCGGGCTGGGCGTGCCCGGCGCGCTCATCGAGGTGAGCGCGATCGCCGCCGTGGTGCGCTGA
- a CDS encoding heavy metal translocating P-type ATPase → MSDTTSRTDEPQATVDLEIGGMTCASCAMRIEKKLNRLDGVTATVNYATEKATVTTPAGYDVTALVAEVEKTGYTAVLPAPEAAGQDSDAVDPRDLELAALRDRLITSIVLTVPVIVLAMVPAWQFTFWQWVSLTLAAPVVLWGAWPFHKAAWTNLRHGAATMDTLVSLGVLAAFGWSLYALFLGTAGEPGMTHGFELTVAPSDGAGNIYLEVAAGVTMFVLAGRYFEKRSKRRSGAALRALLELGAKDVAVLRHGVETRVPVGSLAVGDEFVVRPGEKIATDGVVVTGSSAVDASMLTGESVPVEVGVGDTVAGATVNSGGRLVVRATEVGSGTQLARIARLVEDAQSGKAEIQRLADRVSGVFVPIVIAIAVGTLGVWLGAGFPATAALTAAVAVLIIACPCALGLATPTALLVGTGRGAQLGILIKGPEVLESTRKVDTIVLDKTGTVTTGRMTLLDVVADGSTTRDEVLRLAGALEDASEHPIAQAIAKAATQQVGTLPTPESFQSILGTGVQGIVDGHAVVVGRESLLADWSQHLSADLAEAKVQAEVEGRTVVAVGWDGQARGLLVVADQVKPTSADAVAQLVALGLTPVLLTGDNRAVAEQVAAEVGIARVIAEVLPQDKADVIAALQAEGKVVAMVGDGVNDAPALAQADLGLAMGTGTDAAIEAADITLVRGDLRSAADAIRLSRKTLGTIRTNLFWAFGYNVAAIPLAALGLLNPMLAGAAMAFSSVFVVGNSLRLRSFASRTADDEAPAPSGHAARTLQDA, encoded by the coding sequence ATGTCCGACACCACGTCCCGGACCGACGAGCCACAAGCCACTGTCGACCTCGAGATCGGCGGCATGACCTGCGCGTCGTGCGCCATGCGGATCGAGAAGAAGCTCAACCGCCTCGACGGGGTGACCGCTACCGTCAACTACGCCACCGAGAAGGCGACGGTCACGACGCCCGCCGGGTACGACGTGACCGCGCTGGTCGCAGAGGTGGAGAAGACCGGTTACACGGCGGTCCTACCTGCGCCCGAGGCCGCCGGGCAGGACTCCGACGCCGTCGACCCGCGGGACCTGGAGCTCGCGGCGCTGCGCGACCGGCTGATCACGTCGATAGTGCTCACCGTCCCGGTGATCGTGCTTGCGATGGTCCCCGCGTGGCAGTTCACCTTCTGGCAGTGGGTGTCCCTCACGCTCGCGGCCCCGGTGGTCCTGTGGGGCGCGTGGCCGTTCCACAAGGCGGCGTGGACCAACCTGCGGCACGGTGCGGCGACCATGGACACCCTGGTCTCGCTCGGTGTGCTGGCCGCGTTCGGCTGGTCCCTGTACGCACTGTTCCTCGGCACGGCGGGGGAGCCGGGGATGACGCACGGGTTCGAGCTGACCGTTGCGCCGTCCGACGGCGCGGGCAACATCTACCTCGAGGTCGCCGCGGGCGTCACGATGTTCGTGCTGGCCGGGCGCTACTTCGAGAAGCGGTCCAAGCGCCGGTCCGGCGCCGCGCTGCGGGCGCTCCTGGAGCTGGGCGCGAAGGACGTCGCGGTGCTGCGGCACGGCGTCGAGACCCGAGTCCCGGTGGGGAGCCTCGCGGTAGGCGACGAGTTCGTCGTGCGCCCGGGGGAGAAGATCGCCACCGACGGCGTGGTGGTCACCGGCTCCTCCGCGGTCGACGCGTCGATGCTGACGGGGGAGTCGGTCCCGGTGGAGGTCGGCGTCGGCGACACCGTGGCCGGAGCGACGGTGAACTCCGGCGGCCGGCTGGTCGTGCGCGCCACGGAGGTCGGCTCGGGCACCCAGCTCGCGCGGATCGCGCGGCTCGTCGAGGACGCCCAGTCGGGCAAGGCCGAGATCCAGCGCCTCGCTGACCGGGTCTCCGGGGTGTTCGTGCCGATCGTGATCGCGATCGCCGTCGGTACCCTCGGCGTCTGGCTCGGCGCGGGCTTCCCGGCGACCGCGGCGCTGACCGCCGCCGTTGCCGTGCTGATCATCGCCTGCCCCTGCGCGCTGGGGCTGGCCACACCGACCGCGCTGCTGGTCGGCACGGGGCGGGGCGCGCAGCTGGGCATCCTCATCAAGGGTCCCGAGGTGCTGGAGTCCACGCGCAAGGTCGACACCATCGTGCTGGACAAGACGGGCACCGTCACGACCGGCCGGATGACCCTCCTCGACGTCGTCGCGGACGGCAGCACCACCCGGGACGAGGTGCTCCGGCTCGCAGGCGCCCTGGAGGACGCCTCCGAGCACCCGATCGCGCAGGCGATCGCCAAGGCCGCCACGCAGCAGGTCGGGACGCTGCCCACCCCGGAGTCGTTCCAGAGCATCCTGGGCACGGGCGTGCAGGGGATCGTCGACGGGCACGCCGTCGTCGTCGGCCGGGAGTCCCTGCTCGCCGACTGGTCCCAGCACCTGTCGGCCGACCTGGCCGAGGCTAAGGTTCAGGCTGAGGTTGAGGGTAGGACGGTGGTCGCCGTCGGCTGGGACGGGCAGGCGCGCGGTCTGCTCGTCGTCGCCGACCAGGTCAAGCCCACCAGCGCGGACGCCGTCGCCCAGCTCGTCGCGCTCGGTCTGACGCCGGTGCTCCTGACCGGCGACAACCGGGCGGTGGCGGAGCAGGTGGCCGCCGAGGTGGGCATCGCCCGGGTCATCGCGGAGGTGCTGCCGCAGGACAAGGCCGACGTGATCGCCGCGCTGCAGGCGGAGGGCAAGGTCGTCGCCATGGTCGGCGACGGCGTGAACGACGCCCCAGCGCTCGCGCAGGCGGACCTCGGCCTCGCGATGGGTACGGGCACGGACGCCGCGATCGAGGCGGCGGACATCACCCTGGTCCGCGGGGACCTGAGGTCGGCCGCAGACGCCATCCGGCTGTCCCGCAAGACGCTCGGCACCATCCGCACCAACCTGTTCTGGGCCTTCGGCTACAACGTCGCGGCGATCCCGCTGGCGGCCCTCGGCCTGCTCAACCCCATGCTCGCCGGCGCGGCGATGGCGTTCTCCAGCGTCTTCGTCGTCGGCAACAGCCTCCGCCTGCGCTCGTTCGCGAGCCGGACGGCGGACGACGAGGCGCCCGCGCCGTCGGGACACGCCGCCCGGACGCTGCAGGACGCCTGA
- a CDS encoding glycerophosphodiester phosphodiesterase family protein: protein MNLRIRTRAGAVVSAAALVLSSAVVSVAATQFGAAASAGASAEQASTAQAGTSAQALAHTRPGHSGGTAADRAYRDLLDHGPDAKILTAAHRAQWRSAPENSVPAILDAFEDGAEIVELDIQLTADGVPVLMHDTTVDRTTDGTGRVDSLTLAQVEDLHLREGLGGAQAALTDEPVPTLAEAMRLVKNRGLVNLDKGWPFREEIWDVLVETGTVRNGLYKSDAPVAQVQEFRATHRGAVYMHMVTDANLAAFDEFGADQPVAYEVNFDSTADAVARRPFLDRIAAVSRVWSNTMWNGLSATMTDEASLIDPLRGWETLVKSYHTTIFQTDDVEKLERWLRTGTGDPLPSGSVRVQAEDFLATEGVGYHDLEPANRSNLQMRPGEGVDIQDLDGAVSLGWLRGGEWLTYDVVVPRTGTYEVALRASSPYSPAGAYTVSFDDGAPSARVDIRNTTSHAKQELQPSGVTQRLTKGTHTLRISLPEDAYQNWNLDYLQLDPVRR, encoded by the coding sequence ATGAACCTACGTATCCGCACCCGCGCCGGGGCCGTCGTCTCGGCGGCCGCACTGGTGCTGTCCAGCGCCGTCGTCTCCGTGGCGGCGACCCAGTTCGGGGCCGCGGCGAGCGCTGGGGCAAGCGCCGAGCAGGCCAGCACGGCGCAGGCCGGCACGTCCGCCCAGGCCCTCGCGCACACCCGCCCCGGCCACAGCGGTGGCACGGCCGCCGACCGCGCCTACCGTGACCTCCTCGATCACGGCCCGGACGCCAAGATCCTGACGGCCGCACACCGTGCCCAGTGGCGCTCGGCCCCCGAGAACAGCGTCCCGGCGATCCTCGATGCGTTCGAGGACGGCGCCGAGATCGTCGAGCTGGACATCCAGCTCACTGCCGACGGCGTCCCGGTCCTGATGCACGACACGACCGTGGACCGCACGACCGACGGCACCGGCCGCGTCGACAGCCTCACGCTGGCGCAGGTCGAGGACCTGCACCTGCGCGAGGGTCTGGGCGGCGCCCAGGCGGCGCTCACCGACGAGCCGGTCCCGACGCTGGCGGAGGCGATGCGGCTGGTGAAGAACCGCGGCCTGGTCAACCTCGACAAGGGCTGGCCGTTCCGCGAGGAGATCTGGGACGTGCTGGTGGAGACGGGCACCGTCCGCAACGGCCTGTACAAGTCGGACGCGCCGGTGGCCCAGGTCCAGGAGTTCCGCGCCACGCACCGCGGCGCCGTCTACATGCACATGGTCACGGACGCGAACCTGGCGGCCTTCGACGAGTTCGGCGCCGACCAGCCCGTCGCCTACGAGGTCAACTTCGACAGCACCGCGGACGCCGTCGCGCGCCGGCCGTTCCTCGACCGGATCGCTGCTGTGAGCCGGGTCTGGAGCAACACCATGTGGAACGGCCTGTCGGCGACCATGACCGACGAGGCGTCGCTGATCGACCCGCTGCGCGGCTGGGAGACGCTGGTCAAGAGCTACCACACCACCATCTTCCAGACCGACGACGTCGAGAAGCTCGAACGCTGGCTGCGCACCGGGACGGGCGACCCGCTGCCGAGTGGCAGCGTGCGCGTCCAGGCGGAGGACTTCCTCGCCACAGAGGGCGTCGGGTATCACGACCTGGAACCCGCCAACCGCAGCAACCTGCAGATGCGCCCCGGTGAGGGCGTCGACATCCAGGACCTGGACGGGGCGGTCAGCCTCGGCTGGCTGCGCGGCGGCGAGTGGCTCACCTACGACGTGGTGGTCCCGCGCACCGGTACCTACGAGGTCGCGCTGCGCGCCTCGTCGCCCTACTCGCCCGCCGGGGCGTACACGGTGTCGTTCGACGACGGCGCCCCAAGCGCCCGCGTCGACATCCGGAACACGACGAGCCACGCGAAGCAGGAGCTCCAGCCGAGCGGCGTCACCCAGCGACTGACCAAGGGGACGCACACGCTGCGGATCAGCCTGCCCGAGGATGCCTACCAGAACTGGAACCTCGACTACCTCCAGCTGGACCCGGTGCGGCGCTGA
- a CDS encoding heavy metal translocating P-type ATPase gives MNEPHKHSTERPAAAAPAALHDHGHERSHGHDEHADHTGHGGHAGHGDHVAQFRRLFWIMLVLAVPVVAFSGMFAMILGYDLPDTAWVTAIPPVLGTVMYAWGGWPFLTGAVSELRSRKPGMMLLIGLAITVAFVASLGASLGLLDHQLDFWWELALLIVIMLLGHWIEMRSLAQTTSALDSLAALLPDEAERVDGDQIVKVSPADLVVGDVVVVRPGGSIPADGRVVDGRAEMDESMVTGESRTVPRGPGEAVTAGTVATDSGLRIEVTATGDDTALAGIQRLVTEAQNSSSRAQRLADVAAGWLFWFALGAAAITAVVWSLVGLPDDAVIRTVTVLVIACPHALGLAIPLVVSIATERAARGGVLIKDRLALESMRTVDTVLFDKTGTLTKGEPTVGAVQPAGDLDSDTLLALAAAAESDSEHPLAKAIVRAAQERGLAVPGASGFTSSPAVGVTATVDGHEIRVGGPRLLQEHGQEELPASDAWRSEGAIILHVLRDGVVIGGIKLEDEVRAESAAAVQALHDLGVQVVMITGDAEAVARSVADELGVDRYFAGVRPGDKSAKVQQLQAEGRKVAMVGDGVNDAPALAQADVGIAIGAGTDVAIASAGVILASDDPRSVLSVIELSRASYRKMQQNLWWAAGYNLISVPLAAGVLAPIGFVMPMSVGAVLMSLSTIVVALNAQLLRRLDLRPGR, from the coding sequence ATGAACGAGCCACACAAGCACTCCACGGAACGGCCCGCCGCGGCCGCGCCGGCCGCGCTCCACGATCACGGACACGAGCGCAGTCACGGGCACGACGAGCACGCGGACCACACCGGTCATGGCGGCCACGCCGGCCACGGCGATCACGTAGCCCAGTTCCGCCGACTCTTCTGGATCATGCTCGTGCTCGCCGTCCCGGTCGTCGCCTTCTCCGGCATGTTCGCGATGATCCTGGGTTACGACCTGCCCGACACCGCCTGGGTGACCGCGATCCCGCCCGTGCTCGGCACGGTGATGTACGCCTGGGGCGGCTGGCCGTTCCTCACCGGGGCGGTCAGCGAGCTCCGGTCTCGCAAGCCCGGGATGATGCTGCTCATCGGGCTCGCGATCACCGTCGCGTTTGTCGCCTCCCTGGGTGCGAGCCTCGGCCTGCTTGATCACCAGCTCGACTTCTGGTGGGAGCTCGCACTCCTGATCGTGATCATGCTGCTGGGCCACTGGATCGAGATGCGCTCGCTCGCGCAGACGACGTCGGCCCTCGACTCCCTGGCCGCGCTGCTCCCGGACGAGGCCGAACGGGTCGACGGCGACCAGATCGTCAAGGTCTCGCCGGCCGACCTCGTTGTCGGCGACGTCGTCGTCGTACGGCCGGGCGGGAGCATCCCTGCCGACGGCCGCGTCGTCGACGGGCGGGCCGAGATGGACGAGTCCATGGTGACGGGGGAGTCGCGCACCGTCCCGCGCGGCCCCGGCGAGGCGGTGACCGCCGGCACCGTCGCCACCGACTCGGGGCTGCGGATCGAGGTCACGGCCACCGGCGACGACACGGCGCTCGCAGGCATCCAGCGCCTGGTCACCGAGGCGCAGAACTCGTCGTCCCGCGCCCAGCGCCTGGCCGACGTCGCCGCGGGCTGGCTGTTCTGGTTCGCCCTGGGCGCCGCGGCGATCACGGCGGTGGTCTGGTCCCTGGTCGGGCTGCCGGACGACGCAGTGATCCGCACCGTCACGGTGCTCGTGATCGCCTGCCCCCACGCGCTCGGGCTCGCCATCCCGCTCGTCGTCTCGATCGCCACCGAGCGCGCTGCCCGCGGCGGCGTCCTGATCAAGGACCGGCTGGCGCTGGAGAGCATGCGCACCGTGGACACCGTGCTGTTCGACAAGACCGGCACCCTCACCAAGGGCGAGCCCACCGTCGGCGCGGTGCAGCCGGCCGGCGACCTGGACAGCGACACGCTGCTGGCGCTCGCGGCGGCCGCGGAGTCGGACAGCGAGCACCCCCTGGCCAAGGCCATCGTGCGCGCCGCCCAGGAGCGCGGCCTCGCTGTGCCAGGGGCCTCGGGCTTCACGTCCTCGCCCGCCGTGGGTGTGACCGCGACGGTCGACGGCCACGAGATCCGGGTCGGCGGGCCGCGCCTCCTTCAGGAGCACGGCCAGGAGGAGCTGCCGGCGTCGGACGCCTGGCGGAGCGAGGGCGCGATCATCCTGCACGTCCTGCGTGACGGGGTGGTGATCGGCGGGATCAAGCTCGAGGACGAGGTGCGGGCGGAGTCCGCCGCCGCCGTCCAGGCCCTGCATGACCTGGGCGTCCAGGTGGTCATGATCACCGGCGACGCCGAGGCCGTCGCGCGGTCCGTGGCCGACGAGCTCGGCGTGGACCGCTACTTCGCGGGCGTGCGGCCGGGAGACAAGTCCGCGAAGGTCCAGCAGCTCCAGGCGGAGGGCCGTAAGGTCGCGATGGTCGGCGACGGCGTCAACGACGCCCCCGCGCTGGCCCAGGCCGACGTCGGTATAGCGATCGGCGCCGGGACCGACGTCGCCATCGCGTCCGCGGGCGTGATCCTCGCCAGCGACGACCCCCGGTCCGTCCTGTCGGTGATCGAGCTGTCGCGAGCCAGCTACCGCAAGATGCAGCAGAACCTGTGGTGGGCGGCCGGGTACAACCTGATCTCGGTGCCGCTCGCGGCAGGTGTCCTGGCGCCGATCGGCTTTGTGATGCCGATGTCGGTGGGCGCGGTGCTGATGTCTCTCTCGACGATCGTCGTCGCCCTGAACGCCCAGCTCCTGCGCCGTCTGGACCTTCGCCCGGGCCGCTGA
- a CDS encoding DUF808 domain-containing protein — protein sequence MGGLIGLLDDIAALAKLAAASIDDVGAAAGRATAKAAGVVVDDTAVTPQYLRSVAAQRELPIVKKIAIGSIRNKLVFILPAALLLSQFLPWLLPIILMIGGTYLAYEGAEKIWHRVSGHHDPELPATEVSPEAEKKMIAGAVRTDLILSAEIMVIALAEVATEPFWSRLAILVVVAFVITIIVYGIVAAIVKMDDVGLRLAERESGFSKALGRGLVKAMPRVLAVISVVGTVAMLWVGGHILLVNLGADGTGWIPAPYEWVHHLELAIHDATGVFGGTLGWLFNTLCSAIIGLVVGAAVVGVMHLLPSRKEKDKETEEAPVTH from the coding sequence GTGGGTGGCCTGATAGGACTGCTGGACGACATCGCCGCGCTCGCGAAGCTGGCGGCGGCGTCGATCGACGACGTCGGTGCCGCCGCCGGCCGTGCGACCGCCAAGGCGGCGGGCGTCGTCGTGGACGACACCGCCGTCACGCCGCAGTACCTGCGCAGCGTCGCGGCGCAGCGCGAGCTGCCGATCGTGAAGAAGATCGCCATCGGGTCGATCCGCAACAAGCTGGTCTTCATCCTCCCGGCCGCGCTGCTGCTCAGCCAGTTCCTGCCGTGGCTCCTGCCGATCATCCTCATGATCGGCGGCACGTACCTCGCCTACGAGGGCGCCGAGAAGATCTGGCACCGGGTCTCCGGCCACCACGACCCCGAGCTGCCGGCCACGGAGGTCAGCCCCGAGGCCGAGAAGAAGATGATCGCGGGCGCCGTCCGCACCGACCTCATCCTGTCGGCCGAGATCATGGTCATCGCGCTCGCCGAGGTGGCGACCGAGCCCTTCTGGTCCCGGCTCGCGATCCTCGTGGTGGTGGCGTTCGTCATCACGATCATCGTCTACGGCATCGTCGCGGCCATCGTGAAGATGGACGACGTCGGCCTGCGCCTGGCCGAGCGCGAGTCCGGGTTCTCCAAGGCGCTGGGCCGGGGGCTCGTCAAGGCGATGCCGCGCGTGCTCGCCGTGATCTCCGTGGTCGGCACCGTGGCCATGCTGTGGGTGGGCGGGCACATCCTGCTCGTCAACCTCGGCGCGGACGGCACCGGCTGGATCCCCGCGCCCTACGAGTGGGTGCACCACCTCGAGCTCGCCATCCACGATGCCACCGGCGTGTTCGGCGGCACCCTCGGCTGGCTCTTCAACACCCTGTGCTCCGCGATCATCGGCCTCGTGGTCGGCGCCGCCGTGGTCGGCGTGATGCACCTGCTGCCGTCCCGCAAGGAGAAGGACAAGGAGACGGAAGAGGCTCCGGTCACGCACTGA
- a CDS encoding glycoside hydrolase family 97 catalytic domain-containing protein: MSALVLVASGLMVTGSSASATPPGSSGPDAAPAGTAGRWRVEGPRRADLDGLLRLDAAGQVSLDVVADGARVLSATRLGLRGSDGDLTTGLRFVDRQDRTVADSYTMTTGKRERRSYTHQESVFTFANPGGARIRIAVRVSDDGVAYRYLLDGPGVHRVDDESGAWKPAADGPAWMQRSYAVNYEAEWSTTTAAAGNGAASVGFPVLFQQGSRYTLLTEADLHGDYAGSHLTHTPGSLRYAVDLFEGRPVSWTGAMSTPWRVAVVGDLAAVVGSTLVDDLATPSALDPGADWIKPGRSSWSWLTDGNSPRNEARQRDFIDLSARNGWEYVLLDEGWDASWVPRTVRYAHTRGVDVIAWFHSRDLRTQAQRDEWLPRLKSWGVSGIKVDFMDSDSQEIHQWYDDVARDTARYELMVNFHGSALPTGLQRTWPHIMSYEAVRGMENGISPERSLIVPFTRGVVGSMDFTPVVFSRDNDRTSKAQQVAMSVLYESGWQHISDRPEGYDAEPNAMPFLQNLPTTWDEVRLLSGTPGRDAVLARRSGDRWFVGGMRAGSGAPLRLPLTGLASGSQVLVDLLTDDGANGSATVHRTVRATTGDTLEVPTANNGGFVAVVCAATGNRTSCLEPVEARPDVTLTVHPAQADVVPGSTFELRSTFSVADREVTRVELTPDLPAGWSADRGTQTVARLAAGQSAQVTWQVRVPADGVTGTFEVPVDVGYGDGGDRYTAASQATLWVTPPALTGPRHISDLDWIEQSNGYGPIERDRSNGQAAGGDGRPLKIAGVTYAKGVGMHATGSLTAWLGGTCTRFRAVVGIDDEVLETPGESGTGSVRFQVYGDGVLLTETPVLTNSDGGVPLDVDVTGVRRLRLVADEATNGKNFDHADWADARVECGSS, encoded by the coding sequence ATGTCAGCACTCGTGCTCGTCGCGAGCGGGCTGATGGTCACCGGGAGCTCAGCGAGCGCCACCCCGCCGGGTTCCTCGGGCCCGGACGCGGCTCCGGCCGGCACCGCCGGGCGGTGGCGGGTGGAGGGCCCGCGCCGCGCCGACCTGGACGGTCTGCTGCGCCTGGACGCTGCGGGGCAGGTCTCGCTCGACGTCGTCGCCGACGGCGCGCGGGTGCTCTCGGCGACGCGCCTCGGGCTGCGCGGCAGCGACGGCGACCTCACGACCGGGCTGCGGTTCGTGGACCGGCAGGACCGCACGGTCGCGGACTCGTACACGATGACGACGGGCAAGCGCGAGCGCCGGTCCTACACCCACCAGGAGTCGGTGTTCACGTTCGCGAACCCCGGTGGCGCGCGGATCCGGATAGCGGTGCGGGTGTCGGACGACGGCGTCGCCTACCGCTACCTGCTCGACGGCCCCGGCGTGCACCGGGTCGACGACGAGTCGGGCGCGTGGAAGCCGGCGGCGGACGGGCCGGCGTGGATGCAGCGGTCGTACGCCGTGAACTACGAGGCCGAGTGGAGCACCACCACGGCCGCGGCCGGGAACGGTGCCGCGAGCGTCGGCTTCCCGGTGCTGTTCCAGCAGGGCAGCCGGTACACGCTGCTCACCGAGGCCGACCTGCACGGCGACTACGCCGGCTCGCACCTGACGCACACGCCCGGCTCGCTGCGCTACGCCGTCGACCTGTTCGAGGGCCGGCCCGTGTCCTGGACCGGCGCCATGTCGACGCCGTGGCGGGTGGCGGTCGTCGGTGACCTCGCCGCCGTCGTCGGCTCCACCCTGGTGGACGATCTCGCCACCCCCAGCGCACTCGACCCGGGCGCGGACTGGATCAAGCCCGGCCGGTCGAGCTGGAGCTGGCTGACCGACGGGAACAGCCCGCGGAACGAGGCTCGCCAGCGCGACTTCATCGACCTGTCCGCGCGTAACGGCTGGGAGTACGTGCTCTTGGACGAGGGCTGGGACGCGAGCTGGGTGCCCCGCACCGTCCGGTACGCCCACACCCGCGGCGTCGACGTCATCGCCTGGTTCCACAGCCGTGACCTGCGCACGCAGGCGCAGCGAGACGAGTGGCTGCCGCGCCTGAAGTCGTGGGGCGTGAGTGGGATCAAGGTCGACTTCATGGACTCCGACTCGCAGGAGATCCACCAGTGGTACGACGACGTCGCCCGCGACACCGCCCGGTACGAGCTGATGGTCAACTTCCACGGGTCGGCCCTGCCCACGGGCCTGCAGCGCACGTGGCCGCACATCATGAGCTACGAGGCGGTGCGCGGCATGGAGAACGGGATCAGCCCGGAGCGCAGCCTGATCGTGCCGTTCACGCGGGGCGTCGTGGGGTCGATGGACTTCACGCCGGTGGTGTTCTCCCGCGACAACGACAGGACGTCCAAGGCGCAGCAGGTGGCGATGAGCGTGCTGTACGAGTCGGGCTGGCAGCACATCTCGGACAGGCCCGAGGGGTACGACGCCGAGCCGAACGCCATGCCGTTCCTGCAGAACCTACCCACTACCTGGGACGAGGTGCGGCTCCTGAGCGGAACGCCCGGGCGGGACGCGGTGCTGGCCCGGCGCTCGGGCGACCGGTGGTTCGTGGGCGGCATGCGTGCGGGCTCCGGCGCCCCGCTGCGGCTCCCGCTCACAGGCCTCGCGAGCGGCTCCCAGGTGCTCGTCGACCTGCTGACCGACGACGGCGCGAACGGGTCGGCCACCGTGCACCGCACCGTCCGGGCCACCACCGGCGACACGCTGGAGGTCCCGACGGCGAACAACGGCGGTTTTGTCGCCGTGGTGTGCGCGGCCACCGGGAACCGCACCTCCTGCCTCGAACCGGTCGAGGCCCGGCCGGACGTCACGCTCACCGTCCACCCGGCCCAGGCCGACGTGGTACCCGGCAGCACGTTCGAGCTGCGCAGCACGTTCTCCGTGGCCGACCGCGAGGTCACCCGCGTCGAGTTGACGCCCGACCTGCCCGCGGGCTGGTCGGCCGACCGGGGCACCCAGACCGTGGCGCGGCTGGCTGCCGGGCAGAGTGCCCAGGTCACGTGGCAGGTCCGGGTCCCCGCCGACGGCGTCACCGGCACGTTCGAGGTGCCGGTCGACGTCGGCTACGGGGACGGCGGCGACCGCTACACCGCCGCGAGCCAGGCGACGCTCTGGGTCACCCCGCCCGCCCTGACCGGGCCGCGCCACATCTCCGACCTCGACTGGATCGAGCAGTCGAACGGTTACGGCCCGATCGAGCGCGACCGGTCCAACGGGCAGGCCGCCGGGGGCGACGGGCGCCCGCTCAAGATCGCCGGCGTCACCTACGCCAAGGGTGTCGGCATGCACGCCACCGGCTCCCTGACCGCGTGGCTCGGCGGCACCTGCACCAGGTTCCGGGCGGTGGTCGGCATCGACGACGAGGTGCTGGAGACACCGGGGGAGTCCGGCACGGGCTCGGTCCGGTTCCAGGTCTACGGCGACGGCGTCCTGCTGACCGAGACGCCGGTCCTGACCAACAGCGACGGCGGTGTGCCGCTCGACGTCGACGTCACCGGTGTGCGCCGCCTGCGCCTGGTCGCCGACGAGGCGACCAACGGCAAGAACTTCGACCACGCCGACTGGGCCGACGCCCGCGTCGAGTGCGGGAGCTCCTGA
- a CDS encoding GNAT family N-acetyltransferase: protein MAGERLQPAGWTEISAVATDERYRGQGLASRLVLDVVHHVHQRGARALLHASATNTSAIRLYEGLGFEQRRRTTFGGVRTPSSP, encoded by the coding sequence ATGGCCGGCGAGCGCCTGCAGCCCGCCGGCTGGACCGAGATCAGCGCCGTCGCCACCGACGAGCGGTACCGCGGCCAGGGCCTGGCCTCACGCCTCGTGCTCGACGTCGTCCACCACGTCCACCAGCGGGGCGCGCGCGCCCTGCTGCACGCCTCGGCGACCAACACGAGCGCGATCCGGCTCTACGAGGGCCTCGGCTTCGAGCAGCGCCGGCGGACGACCTTCGGCGGGGTGCGCACGCCCAGCAGTCCGTGA